CACGACCTCGAGCAGAATCGCCGGGATGCCGCGCACCACGGTATCCGCAGTCGCGGTCACGGCCGAGGCGCAGTAGGCCTTGGCGGTGACAAGATTGCGGAGCGAGACGGGCTGATCCCCTCGCAGAGTCATGGAGACCTTCCTGGAGGCGCCCACGGCGATCGTGCCGAGTTTCCAAAGGACTTTGCCGCCGACTGCGGTCGCTCCATCAGAAGCAGCGACGAGCGCCGCGCCGGAGGGCGTGGCGCTTTCGAGCACCGTGTCCGTCGCCGCCGTGTCGCCCTTATTGGTCACGGTGATCTCGAAAGTCACCGGCACGGCGAGGAAGATCTCCTTGGGCCCGGACATGGTGATCTCCAGGGCCGGTTCGCGCGCCGTGACGGACACAAGAGCCGACTCGGCCGTCAGATCGCCATCGCCCGTCGCGACAGCGCGGTTTTCAAACTTGCCTTTTGACCCCACCTCGGCGCGGAAGGAGTAGCGCTTCATCTGCCCCGCCTCGAGCGTGCCCACGGCCGCTTCGAAGACGTTGCGACCTTCGACGGTGGTCATTCCCTTGGGCAGCGTGTCGATCACTCTCACGTTGTTGATGGCGCCGGTTCCGACGTTCGACACCTCGATGTTGTAGACGATCTCGTCGCACCGCACGACTTCAGCCGGACCGGTCTTGACGATCTTGAGCTTGGGCGACACGACGGGCACATTGGCGCAGAACGACGTGGCGTAGGTCACGCTCGCGCAGGCGCCGACCGTTCCCTCGGCTGCGGGTTTCGCGGTGACGACGATGTTCCTCGTTTCGCGCGGCGCCATGGTGCCGAGCACCCAGGAGATGCGCCCGCCGCCGGTCGAAGCGGACGGCGTCGATGCGTAGTACTCAAGGTTTTGGCCGAAATCTTCGTACAGAACGACGCTCTCGAGCGTGTTGGCCGTCAGATTGGTGACGAGGATCCTGTAGTTGAAGTTCTGGTTGAGCCTGGTCTCGTTGGGCATGCCCTTCTCGATGCCGAGCACGCTGGTGAGCGGATCGCCGGTTGGGAAGCACATGGCCGTCCAGCGCATCGTTCGGTCGTTTTTCATCGTCGGCCACCATTGCGGCGCCGCGCGCGCGGCGACCGGAGGCGCCTCTGGCGCCGCGGGCGGTGGAGTCGGTTCAGCCCGCGCGACCTGCTGCTCACGCACCACAGGTTCGGCGGGCTCCTGGCGCGTTTGCGAATCGTCGGTCGTCTCACACGCCGTCGCGAGTACGAGCGTCAGCGCGCCTGCGGCGCCTGCCGCCAACTTCCAGATACTGCTTCTCATGTCGCACATCCCTTCTTGCGTTTCCCGCGCCCGTTCGGGGCCATGGCCACCCCGCGGGCGGTGTACTGCGCTCACTCGTCCGACGCGACGCGCGCTAGGGGTGAGCGTCCGAACTGGCTGATGAGTCATCGTGCAGTCGATGTCTCGACGAGGCCGATTGCGCCGCCTCGCTAGAGGCAATCATGCTTCAGTCAAGTCATCGTGCCATTGGTGCAGTTTGCCTGATTCGGTCTGCGCGGGGCGCGGCGGATCGCAGCGCGCAGCAAGCGCCTGACGCTGCAGGACTTGCCCGCGCGCTCATCCTGTGCCGCGCTGAAGAAGGTGCGGCGCAACCACTTCATAACGAGCATCTCACCCCGAGGCTTCAGGGTCGAACTCGGGCTCGCTCTCGCTGGACGCACTGCAAACAGCGCAGCCGATCGTCTCACCGCCGCTCGTACTGCGACGCGTCGAGTACGTTCGGCCCAGGCGCTCCATGAGGCGTGTTCGAATCAGCAGACGCATGCTTCGCCGCGCCGGCTCATGCCGCGCTCGCGTGCTCAACGGCGGTGAGCGCCGTCATCACGTCTCGGCAGATCGGGAACACGCGATCGAGCCGCGTGATGCGGAAGAGGTACGCCACGTTGCCGTCGGCGTTCACGAGAGCAATCCGACCGCCGCCGCGCGTCTGCTGCATCTGCGTGAGCATCTCCACCAGCACGCCGACACAGACCGAGTCCATCGAGGAGACGTTCTGCAGGTCGAGGATGAAGTGCTTGTTGCCCTGCTGGTAGACGCTCGTGAGCAGTTCGCGGAGCATCAAGGCCGTCTCGTCGCCCGAGAGGACCTCGATCGTCAGCGTGACGACGGCCGTTTCGCCCAGCCGGTCGAGCACCGCGAGATTCGGGTTGATGATATTGGGACCTGACATGACCACATCCTTCACTTCCCCACCACCCGATTCGGACCCTACCCGCAAGCCGATGGCGCCATCAGCCCGGGGCGCTGCACTGCAGATCCAATTCGACCAGCGGCCGAAGAGGCATAAGCCATTGAAGCCATTGACGATGTGAACAGGGGCTGACCTGAGAGCGTGGGAAAGCCCTGCGGCGCATGACGCGCCGTTTGCGGACCATTGAACTTCGCTTCAGTCCCCCGATCAGGAGCCGGTCGGGCGAAAGCCCGTCGGGTGCAGCGACTGCTTGGGCTTGATGGGAGTGGCGCGCAGCGGTCGGTCCGCTTCGGGCGCGGCCGCAGGCGGTGCTGCGTGGTTGGCCGGCATCGGAATCGGGTTCCCCGGGCCTGGCTGCGCGGCGCTTGCCGGCGCTGGGGCGGCGCGGCCCGCGACACCCGGCGACGGCGGGAGCGAATCGTGCCCCAGGCGGCGCTTGCGGGCGTCGTCGATCGATCCTTCGAGCATGCGAAGGAAAGGCTTGATCTGATCAAAGTTCTTCGACGGCTTGCTCTGTGGCATGGCATCCACCCCCTGCTGCCAGTGATGTCGGCCCACCGAGGGCTCAACTCTCGGACTCGATGGCCCGCACGCGGCAATCCGTGCCGGTTGCGCCGGTTGGGCAAGTCCGCTCCGCATCGTCCCGCCGCGTCTACTATGCTCGCAGCCGACGCATCACGGCGCGCGGCCGCTGCACGAGGAGAAACCGCGCGATGGCCGAAGTGGTCCTGAGCCACGTCTGCAAGGATTACCCCGGACCGGTCCGCGCTGTGGATGATGTCAGCCTCGACATCGCCGACGGCGAGTTCGTCGTGCTCGTCGGACCCTCAGGTTGCGGCAAGTCCACCACCCTGCGCATGATCGCCGGCCTGGAATCGATCACCTCAGGCACAGTCAGCATCGCCGGACGCGTCGTCAACGACGTGCATCCCAAAGACCGCGACATCGCCATGGTCTTTCAGAACTACGCGCTCTACCCGCACATGACGGTCCATCGCAACATGGCCTTTGCGCTCAAACTCCGGCGAGTGCCCCGCGCTGAAATCGACCACAAGGTGCATGAGACCGCGAGGATCCTCGGCATCGAAAACCTGCTCGACCGCAAACCCCGCCAACTCTCGGGCGGCCAGAGGCAGCGCGTGGCGGTGGGCCGGGCCATCGTCCGGGAACCCAAGGCTTTCCTCTTTGATGAGCCGCTTTCCAATCTCGACGCCAAACTGCGCGTCGAAACCCGCGCTGAACTCAAGGCCCTGCATCAGCGCCTCAGAACCACCACCATCTACGTCACCCACGATCAGGAAGAGGCGATGACGCTGGGCGACCGGGTGGTCATCATGAGCCAGGGCGTGGTTCAGCAGGTGGGCACGCCGCTGGAGGTCTATCGCCAGCCCGCCAACCGGTTCGTCGCCGGGTTCCTGGGGATGCCGCCCATGAACTTCATCGACGTCCGCATCGAGTCCGAGCAGGGGCGGCTGTGGGCGGCTGAGAAAGACGGGCTTCGCATTCCTTTGCCCGAGAGGCTGCGGACGGCAGCGGAGCGAATCGCCGGGCGGGAGATCGTGCTCGGCGTGCGGCCCGAAGCGTTCAGCCTCGCCACGAAGGCGGCGGACAACGGCCACGCCGCAGCCATCGAACTCGAGGTGCAGGTGGTCGAGCCCCTCGGCGACCGCATGGACTTGTTCCTGGCCAGTCCGACGCGGCGGCGGCTGGTCGCCCGCGTGGATGCGACAGCGGCTGTTAAGCCGGGAAGCCGCGAGAGCCTACGAATCGACCTCGATCGGATCCATCTTTTCGAACGCGGGGAATTCGGCAACCGGATCGGGGCGAGTTGACGTATATGATCTGGTAAGGCGCGGCAGGATCTGCCGAAAACGCAGGGAAAAGCGCGTGATCCGCCGCAAATCTGCCGCTGCGGCTTGCATTTCCGCGGCGGCGGGGTCTACTGAAGGGCCGGTCCATCGCCCGATGCGCCATCCGCATGGGTTCAGGTAACGCGCCGCCGGCGTGTTCAATCGGGGGTTGCAGCGCGTCGAGAGGGGCGCGCCAAAGTCACAGAAGTGGAGAACGCAAGATGATCAGGTATTCGCACATCACCGCTGTCGTCGCCGCCCTCGTGGCGCTCGTGGCCTCTACGGCCAACGCAGCGCTCGTGATCTACTACGAGGAGCCGTTCAGCGTACATCCGAACGCAGTACGCCAATTCGAGGCCGGTGAGCTGAATGGACAGCATGGCTGGCAATCCATTCCCGGCTTCGCCACCGTGATGCGCTGGGGTCAGACGGATCGGCGGACAGGCGTTGGTGTCGTTTCGCGTGGCGCGGCGTTCGGTTTTGAAACGCTTGTCACCAGTCCGACGTTCGCGAGCATTCCTCAGCCGACCGGGGATGACTATGTGATGACCATGCAATTCGCCTTCGACAGAACGGATGTCAGCTGGTACGTCACGCCCAAGAACCTGTCAAACAACCGCGTCGTCACGCGCGTCAAGTTCGCGGCAGGCGGCGGCATCTTCGTGCTCGTCCCGGACGGCCAGGGCGGCGGCGCGTATGAGCCCGTGCCCAACTTGACTTGGGAAGCACACCACAACTACACGCTCGTTCTGGCTGCTCGGGCGGACGGCCGACTTCAGATCTCGCTCGATCAGCGTTCCGTTGCAGAATTCAACGGCGCCTCCTTCATCCAGGGCATCGAGGCGATCTCGATTGAGACGAGCAACGAGCGTGCCGGCCGCGGAATGCTTTTCGGAATGATCAAAGTCCGCGACGGCCGCATCAATCGGCAATAATTGAACTCAACATCCACCTGCGCGGGCCGCTCTCGACGGAGCGGCTCGCTTGTTTTTCTCATGTCCCGATCTGGCCTTTGCGGAAGCGTCCTTCCCTTGACGCGGGCGCGCTTTGACGCTCAGGTGTCTTGGACCGTATCAGTTCAAATCGAGATGCGCCACGACGCAACCGCTCTCGTCGCGCACCAGGATGTGCACCCGCAGCGAGCCTTCGGCCAGCACCCGCCGCTGCCGCGGCTGGGCCGTGAACAGGTGCAGCACCGGCTCGGCGCACGCGTCGCCGCCCGCCGCCGCCAGCCACGGGTCCAACTTCACCAGCAGGCAGCCGTGCGCTTTCACCCAGTCGCCCGCCGCGATCAGATGGTGCAGCGAAACGTCCCCGTCATCCTCGACCAGCGCGTGCAGACGCCCCAGCCGGTTGAATGCGAGTTCGACTTCCGGCGCCCGCGGGCACCTCGCGTCCAGCGGCCGCAGGTCGGGGAGCAGGGACACCAGCGTTGCGGCGGGCGCTGTGCTCGGCTCGTGCGGCTGAGACGGCGCGCCAGCCCTCTCGGTGGCGCCATCACTTCGATTCCGCTCGCGTGCGGACGCAACGGCACGTTCGTTCGGGTATGGAACCTCAACTACAGGCAGTTCAGCCGACCGCCCGGAGCGCGGTTCGACCGCTCCGGTTCTCAGCGCCGCCGGCCGCAGCGCGATGCGCGGCGGCGCGTCCCGGACGACTTCCGGCGGCACGCTTGCCGCCACCGGTGCCGGAGTCGGCGCCGCGACTGACGCCGCCCGCGGCGCCGCGCCGGCCTCGGCCAGCACCCGCGCGATGACCGCAGCGCTACCTTGGAGGCGATCGAACCGCCCGAGATGGCGCATCGGCACGGGCTGCATGCGACGCACCACCGCCCGCAGTTCGACATCGCAGCCGAGCGACTCTTCGCACGCCCGCGCGATGCGGCCGCCCGCTCGCCGTGCTGCATCATCCTCGCTGCCAACCACAATAAGGCACAGACGAGGCATGACCTCGACCACGGCCTGCAGCGACTTGACCTGCGCAAAGGCGGCGACGGTTGCCGCTTCGTCCGCCCCGGTGAGGAGCACAATCTCGTCGAACTGCGACCAGTCGACCTCGCCGGATGCCGATGGCGTCGGCGCCTCGATGGCCCAGCACGCCATCACGTCGCGCAGTTGCCTCACTGCCGACTCCAGCGTTGTCGCCGGGTGCGAGTCCGATCGCAGCGCCGCGACGGCCTGCTGACCCGCCCGACCGGCGATGAGATCGAGCATCACGTGCGAGCCTCGCTCGCGCAGCAGCGCCACCGGGCCGAGTTCGCTCGCGAGGACGGAGGCAGCCTGTTCCAGCCACGGCCCCGCGATCACCGGCAGGTTGACGCGCATCATGGCGAGCAGCCGCCCGCGCGATCGCGGCTTGCCCACCGGCCGGCCGGGCTCATTTGGTGCTCCCGCCGGCGCGGGAAAACGCAACGGCTCGACCGCACTCCGGTCAGACACTTCGGCATGAGGCGGCGCCACCTCTGGATCAGTCAAAAACAGATCAGCCAGGTCGTCGTAGGCGTCGCGTGAGTATGGCAGGTTCGAGTTCGTCATGATCGTCCGGCCCGTCGTCGTCTCCCGCTCATCCCGCCGGGTCTCTCGCCGGCGCGGCAGAATCCTCCGCCACGGTAAGCAGGCTGTGCAACTGGCCCGCGGCGCTCGGTTCGGTGCGCGGATTATCCGGGTCGATGATCCAGTGCCCATCCACGACGAAGCGGTAGCGGTAACGCCCCGGCGGCAGCGTGAGCCAAGCCTCAAACTCCCCTTGCGACTCGTTGAATCGCATCGGCGTTTCCTGCGGCGTCCACTGATTGAAGTCACCCGCGATGAAAACGCGCTCGGCACTGTGCGCGGCGCGGTACACCATCCTGATGCGGCACCCGGTTGCCGCCGGCCGACGCTCCAACTCCACCGCGGCGGGAGTCGGCGCCGCTGCGGATGCGGGCCTGATGGACGCCGGCCGCATCTCGGCCTCGGCAAGACTCGTCGCCTCGCTCGCCTGCGTCTCGAAGCGCCGCTGCAGCAGGTAGCGGGCCCGCTGCGCCAATTCCGCGGCGCGGTTGCCGCCTTCGGCGCTCGGCCGCGGCCACGTGGGTCCGACGCACGTCTCCACCGCCGGAGCTGAAACATCAGCGGCCGCATGAACCGGAATCCCGTCAAACTCCGCGCGTCGCGGCGGGCGGTACGCCTCCACCCACTGCGCCAGCGCTTCGTAATCCTGCCGGCCCGTGGACTCGGGCGCGTATTCGAAGATCGGCTGACCGAAACTCGCCGCCTCGCGCAGCGAAGCGCAGAAGCGAATCGTGATCGGCGCCACGCTCTGGCCATAGCGCCGCCGGAGTTCTTCGAGAATCTCGCGCGACAGACGGACGCCCTCATCGAACATTGTCGGCAGCAGCACCACCGAGAGCGACCGCCCGATGCGCCGCGCCACCGTGTCGATGGTGCGAACCTGGTTTTCCGCCCCCTGCAGAGCAAAGTAACTTGTCTCGACAGGCACGATGATCTCGCTGCTGGCCCGCAGCGCATTGAACGTCAGCAGGCCGATGTGCGGCGGGCAATCAAGCACGCACAGGTCATATCGCGGCGCGACCCAGCGGAGCAGTTGCTCCAGGCGCCGGTCCCGGTCAGGCAGCCGCGACAGCCCGCCGCTCACCGCCTCGAGAGCCGCAAGCCGCACCGAGCTGGGAATGAGATCAAGATTGTCCCCCGCCTGCCACGTCAGGTCGGTGGCGTCGAAGGAGCGATTGAGATCGGCCATCAGCGCATCGCCGATCTGCTTCTCGATCGACGTCGCCGGCACCGACAGCCCCAGCGCGCAGTGCCCCTGCGGGTCCAGGTCGATCAGCAGCACTCGCTTGCCCCGGCGCGCTGCGGCGGCGCTGAGGTTGATCGCGGTGGTCGTCTTGCCGCAGCCGCCCTTTTGATTGATGATCGCGATGGTTCGCACGCGCAGCCCCTTGAGCCCCAGACGTCGATCACGACCATGATGACCGATGTCGGACTTATCGGAGGTTCACCGCCTCGGGCATGAAATCCTCAAGTTCGTCTCGCGGCGCTATGGCTCGCTGCCCGGCTGGCGGCTCACGTGGTAGAGGCGCATCTCCAGCGCCGCCGCCTCGCTCCCTCTGGCCGGCGTCGAACTCGCCCGCAGGTCGAGCGACCAGCCGTGCAGCCGGGCCTGCTCGAGCACTTCGCCCAGACCGCGATCGGTCACGATCAGCCAGACCATCTCCCTGCCTTCAACCGCCTCGGCCAGTTCGGCCGGCGAGGCGAGCACCGGCTGCGAGCGGTGCAGCATCACCTGCAGCGGCGCCACGCCCGTGCGATAGAACTCGAGCGGAAGCGGCTGGGCTTCGATCTCCGGCCGAACCTCGCGGGCAAACTCCCAGAGTGATTCCGACAGTGGATGTCTCACTGCATACGCGTTGAGGCGCTCGTGCACGATGAGCGCTGCCGTGGTGAGCGCCGCGGTGGCGAGGATGAGCGCCGGCTGCCGGGCGGCGAGTCTCCAGCCCAGATGCGCCAGGCACCACGCCGTCACCAGCGACGCCGAGACATACGCCGAAGCGATGTAATCGGCCCGCTTGCCCGCAGAGAGTGTGAACGCCAGCACGACGAGCACCGTGTAAATCACGCCGCTGCGCATCCATTGGCGCGCCGGATCCACCGCCGTGCCCTCGGCCCGAATCGTTCCGCGGCCGCGCCGCAGGTCGATGAGCGCGCCAAAGAAAAAGACCGACCACGGCAGGAATCGCGTCACGAAGTAGAGCGGCATGTTCAGCGCCGTTCGCAGCAGATCCCATGGCCCATGCTTCACGCCCTCATCGCCCGTGCCCATCGCGCGATCGACGAACTCCTCGCGAATGAGCGTGTTGTAGAGGTGATCGGGATTGACCCACCACACGAGCCCCAGCCAGGCCACGGTAACGCCCAGCACGAGCGGCAGGCCCCAGTGCGCGCCGCACTGCCGCAGCGCCCAGCCCGCTCGCCGCAGCCGCGCCGCCGGGCCGCTGCCTGGCTCGGCTGTAAAGCAGCCCAGCGCCACGATGAACAGCGGAATGAGCAGGGCCGGCGGGCCTTTGGTCAGCACCGCCAGCGCGCACGCGATCCAGACCACCGCCCGCCACCGGTTGCGCTTCGCAGCGCCCGCCGCGCCGCTGAGCACCACCGTCGCGCCGATCCAGCCCAGCACGAGCCAGAGCGACAGCAGCGTGTCCGGCCGCACGAGCACGCTGAGTTTGAACCACGCGTAGTTCGACGCGAGGATCATCGCGGCGAGCGGCCCGGTCAGGCCTTTCGGATCGATGTGCTCGCCGAGCTTCCACAACAACGCGCACACCACCACGTACGCCAGCAGACTGGGCAGATGGTGCGGCCACTCCCATCGGCCCTGTGTGAGTTGCACCGCCGGCGTCGCGAGCCAGTTGTACAGCGGCGGCTTCGTCGCCGGGTACGCGCCCTGCTGCATCGGCAGCACCCACCGCCGCCAGTCGCCCGCGTGCAGGGCGAGATCAGTCGTATAAGCGCTGGTCTTTTCCTGCGTCTGGTCGTGCAGGTCGCTCGGTCCGGTCAGCCTCGCCGCGGGGACCAGCGCGCAGATCAAGACAGCCGCGATTGCAAACCAGCGGCTCCATCCACGTCTGACTGGCTTTTCGCGGTCCACGATGAAATTCATCTCACTGGCATGAAACGCAGCATAGCCGGGGAAGGTCGTTCCGGGTTTCCGCCCGGCGCCCATTATCGGCAGTGCGGTTTCGAAAGCACCTTAAGCGACGCCCCGATCGCGCCGAATTGAATTGGGCAACATGTATCTCTCTCCCACCCAACCCGTTGCGCGAATGTCCGGCCTGGCGACCGGC
This genomic interval from Phycisphaerales bacterium contains the following:
- a CDS encoding DUF11 domain-containing protein, whose amino-acid sequence is MRSSIWKLAAGAAGALTLVLATACETTDDSQTRQEPAEPVVREQQVARAEPTPPPAAPEAPPVAARAAPQWWPTMKNDRTMRWTAMCFPTGDPLTSVLGIEKGMPNETRLNQNFNYRILVTNLTANTLESVVLYEDFGQNLEYYASTPSASTGGGRISWVLGTMAPRETRNIVVTAKPAAEGTVGACASVTYATSFCANVPVVSPKLKIVKTGPAEVVRCDEIVYNIEVSNVGTGAINNVRVIDTLPKGMTTVEGRNVFEAAVGTLEAGQMKRYSFRAEVGSKGKFENRAVATGDGDLTAESALVSVTAREPALEITMSGPKEIFLAVPVTFEITVTNKGDTAATDTVLESATPSGAALVAASDGATAVGGKVLWKLGTIAVGASRKVSMTLRGDQPVSLRNLVTAKAYCASAVTATADTVVRGIPAILLEVVDLSDPIRVGDNVTYQITVTNQGSAMDHNITLVCTLEENQQFVSVSGATSGRVAGNVITLAPLAQLAPKAEAVWNVTVKNVTTGDVRFTVAMRSDNITRDVEETEATNVWR
- a CDS encoding STAS domain-containing protein, whose product is MSGPNIINPNLAVLDRLGETAVVTLTIEVLSGDETALMLRELLTSVYQQGNKHFILDLQNVSSMDSVCVGVLVEMLTQMQQTRGGGRIALVNADGNVAYLFRITRLDRVFPICRDVMTALTAVEHASAA
- the ugpC gene encoding sn-glycerol-3-phosphate ABC transporter ATP-binding protein UgpC is translated as MAEVVLSHVCKDYPGPVRAVDDVSLDIADGEFVVLVGPSGCGKSTTLRMIAGLESITSGTVSIAGRVVNDVHPKDRDIAMVFQNYALYPHMTVHRNMAFALKLRRVPRAEIDHKVHETARILGIENLLDRKPRQLSGGQRQRVAVGRAIVREPKAFLFDEPLSNLDAKLRVETRAELKALHQRLRTTTIYVTHDQEEAMTLGDRVVIMSQGVVQQVGTPLEVYRQPANRFVAGFLGMPPMNFIDVRIESEQGRLWAAEKDGLRIPLPERLRTAAERIAGREIVLGVRPEAFSLATKAADNGHAAAIELEVQVVEPLGDRMDLFLASPTRRRLVARVDATAAVKPGSRESLRIDLDRIHLFERGEFGNRIGAS
- a CDS encoding AAA family ATPase, which codes for MRTIAIINQKGGCGKTTTAINLSAAAARRGKRVLLIDLDPQGHCALGLSVPATSIEKQIGDALMADLNRSFDATDLTWQAGDNLDLIPSSVRLAALEAVSGGLSRLPDRDRRLEQLLRWVAPRYDLCVLDCPPHIGLLTFNALRASSEIIVPVETSYFALQGAENQVRTIDTVARRIGRSLSVVLLPTMFDEGVRLSREILEELRRRYGQSVAPITIRFCASLREAASFGQPIFEYAPESTGRQDYEALAQWVEAYRPPRRAEFDGIPVHAAADVSAPAVETCVGPTWPRPSAEGGNRAAELAQRARYLLQRRFETQASEATSLAEAEMRPASIRPASAAAPTPAAVELERRPAATGCRIRMVYRAAHSAERVFIAGDFNQWTPQETPMRFNESQGEFEAWLTLPPGRYRYRFVVDGHWIIDPDNPRTEPSAAGQLHSLLTVAEDSAAPARDPAG
- a CDS encoding glycosyltransferase family 39 protein — its product is MICALVPAARLTGPSDLHDQTQEKTSAYTTDLALHAGDWRRWVLPMQQGAYPATKPPLYNWLATPAVQLTQGRWEWPHHLPSLLAYVVVCALLWKLGEHIDPKGLTGPLAAMILASNYAWFKLSVLVRPDTLLSLWLVLGWIGATVVLSGAAGAAKRNRWRAVVWIACALAVLTKGPPALLIPLFIVALGCFTAEPGSGPAARLRRAGWALRQCGAHWGLPLVLGVTVAWLGLVWWVNPDHLYNTLIREEFVDRAMGTGDEGVKHGPWDLLRTALNMPLYFVTRFLPWSVFFFGALIDLRRGRGTIRAEGTAVDPARQWMRSGVIYTVLVVLAFTLSAGKRADYIASAYVSASLVTAWCLAHLGWRLAARQPALILATAALTTAALIVHERLNAYAVRHPLSESLWEFAREVRPEIEAQPLPLEFYRTGVAPLQVMLHRSQPVLASPAELAEAVEGREMVWLIVTDRGLGEVLEQARLHGWSLDLRASSTPARGSEAAALEMRLYHVSRQPGSEP